In Methylotenera mobilis JLW8, the following are encoded in one genomic region:
- a CDS encoding phosphatidylglycerophosphatase A, with amino-acid sequence MANTHPTCKLLFSHPAHFLALGAGSGLAKKAPGTFGTAVGLPLFWLIHAHTLTTQLAIIGLLFLAGIYFCDKTGKALGVSDHGSIVWDEIVAIMLVLTFTSYQWQWWLAAFLLFRLFDIWKPFPIRQCDAKVKGGLGVMLDDLLAAIYAIFSLKALAWIITQV; translated from the coding sequence TTGGCTAACACGCATCCCACCTGTAAATTATTATTCTCACACCCAGCGCATTTTTTAGCGCTGGGCGCGGGTAGTGGATTGGCTAAAAAAGCCCCTGGCACCTTTGGTACAGCCGTGGGACTACCACTATTCTGGCTCATCCACGCCCACACACTCACCACACAACTAGCCATCATTGGCCTGCTGTTTTTGGCTGGTATTTACTTCTGCGATAAGACTGGCAAAGCGCTAGGGGTATCCGACCATGGCAGTATTGTCTGGGATGAAATCGTCGCCATAATGTTAGTGCTCACTTTCACCAGCTACCAATGGCAATGGTGGTTAGCCGCATTCTTACTATTCCGGCTATTTGATATCTGGAAACCATTCCCCATCCGCCAATGCGATGCCAAAGTGAAAGGCGGCTTAGGCGTAATGTTAGATGATCTGCTAGCAGCGATTTACGCCATATTTAGTCTAAAGGCTTTAGCATGGATCATCACGCAAGTTTAG
- a CDS encoding CinA family protein encodes MDHHASLASTLGLALKQRGYMLTLAESCTGGMAAQAITSVAGSSDWFDRGFVTYSNAAKIEMLNVSAATLETYGAVSEQTAAEMAIGALKNSHAQIAGSITGIAGPSGGSAEKPVGTVCFAWLSTNLPMSTCTQVFTGDRTAIRQQATSFLLKALAEQLA; translated from the coding sequence ATGGATCATCACGCAAGTTTAGCAAGCACGCTCGGCCTAGCACTCAAGCAACGCGGTTATATGCTCACATTGGCAGAGTCATGCACCGGCGGCATGGCGGCACAAGCCATTACCAGCGTAGCCGGTAGCTCAGATTGGTTTGATCGTGGATTTGTGACTTACAGCAATGCCGCTAAAATTGAAATGCTTAACGTCTCTGCCGCCACCTTAGAAACCTATGGCGCAGTAAGCGAACAGACTGCAGCCGAAATGGCAATTGGCGCGTTGAAAAATAGCCACGCACAGATAGCCGGTAGCATCACTGGCATTGCCGGCCCTAGTGGCGGTAGCGCAGAGAAACCCGTAGGCACAGTATGCTTCGCATGGCTAAGCACAAACCTACCCATGTCCACATGCACCCAAGTATTCACCGGCGATCGTACGGCAATCAGACAACAGGCTACGTCTTTTCTGTTAAAGGCACTTGCTGAACAGCTAGCCTGA
- the recA gene encoding recombinase RecA: protein MDDNKAKALSAALSQIEKQFGKGSIMRMGDSDIGEDIQAVSTGSLGLDIALGIGGLPRGRIIEIYGPESSGKTTLTLSVIAEMQKLGGVAAFIDAEHALDPQYAAKLGVNVPDLLISQPDTGEQALEIADMLVRSGSVDIVVVDSVAALTPRAEIEGEMGDSHMGLQARLMSQALRKLTGNIKRTNTLVIFINQIRMKIGVMFGNPETTTGGNALKFYASVRLDIRRTGAIKKGDEITGSETRVKVIKNKVAPPFKQAEFDIMYGEGISRFGEIIELGANIKLIEKAGAWYSYNGEKIGQGKENAKEFLREHPEIAAELEAKIRANAKSLNEGMAAPRGEDD from the coding sequence ATGGATGACAATAAAGCCAAAGCCCTCTCTGCCGCACTTTCACAAATTGAAAAACAATTTGGCAAAGGGTCTATCATGCGCATGGGTGACAGTGATATCGGCGAAGATATTCAAGCCGTTTCCACTGGTTCACTAGGTCTTGATATTGCTTTAGGCATCGGCGGTTTACCGCGTGGCCGTATCATCGAAATCTACGGTCCAGAATCTTCAGGTAAAACCACACTGACACTGTCTGTCATTGCAGAAATGCAAAAACTAGGTGGCGTAGCGGCGTTTATTGATGCAGAACATGCACTAGACCCACAATACGCAGCTAAATTAGGCGTAAACGTGCCTGATTTATTAATTTCACAGCCAGACACCGGCGAACAAGCACTTGAAATTGCCGACATGTTGGTACGCTCAGGTTCTGTAGATATCGTAGTGGTTGACTCGGTGGCAGCACTAACCCCACGTGCAGAGATTGAAGGCGAAATGGGCGACTCACACATGGGCTTGCAAGCTCGCCTCATGAGCCAAGCGTTACGTAAGCTAACCGGCAACATCAAACGTACCAATACTTTGGTGATTTTCATCAACCAGATCCGTATGAAAATCGGCGTGATGTTCGGTAACCCAGAAACCACCACCGGTGGTAACGCGCTTAAATTCTACGCTTCTGTACGTTTAGATATTCGCCGTACTGGCGCAATCAAAAAAGGTGATGAAATCACTGGCTCAGAAACACGCGTAAAAGTGATTAAAAACAAAGTAGCGCCTCCGTTCAAACAAGCTGAGTTCGACATCATGTACGGCGAAGGCATCTCACGATTTGGCGAAATCATCGAACTCGGCGCCAATATCAAACTGATTGAAAAAGCAGGTGCTTGGTATAGCTATAACGGCGAGAAAATTGGCCAAGGTAAAGAAAATGCAAAAGAGTTCTTGCGCGAGCATCCGGAAATTGCAGCCGAGCTTGAAGCTAAAATCCGTGCCAATGCCAAGTCTCTAAACGAAGGAATGGCTGCACCGCGCGGTGAGGATGACTAA
- the thiL gene encoding thiamine-phosphate kinase: protein MSEFNLIAKYFTRPSQHADLGVGDDAALLRVRSGQQLAISTDMLVAGTHFFHDAAPYSIGWKSLAVNVSDMAAMGANPRWATLAIALPEVNEPWLAEFSKGFFACADAFNVELIGGDTTRGPLTLSVQIMGEVPLGLAIQRSGAKAGDDIWVSGTIGSAALGLAHLQGKVALAEPTTTHCLTALTMPTPRVALGLALRGIANSCIDISDGLTADLSHILKASNLGAELALENIHCDDYLRSHLNDRAIQQCILAGGDDYELLFTAPKSQRQHIQQLSQQLQLSLSLIGETTAQSTLVVKHHQQTVDLSSKGFDHFG, encoded by the coding sequence ATGTCTGAGTTTAATTTAATTGCCAAATATTTTACCCGCCCTAGCCAACATGCTGACTTAGGGGTGGGCGATGATGCAGCCTTGCTGCGTGTGAGGTCAGGGCAACAATTAGCAATTTCGACCGACATGCTGGTAGCAGGCACTCACTTCTTTCATGATGCTGCACCCTATAGCATAGGCTGGAAATCCCTAGCCGTGAACGTATCAGACATGGCAGCGATGGGTGCGAACCCCAGATGGGCAACCCTCGCAATTGCTTTACCTGAAGTAAACGAGCCTTGGCTGGCTGAGTTCTCCAAAGGCTTCTTTGCATGCGCAGATGCATTCAACGTAGAATTGATTGGCGGCGACACCACCAGAGGCCCACTCACCCTTAGCGTGCAAATCATGGGTGAAGTACCATTGGGTCTAGCCATTCAGCGTAGTGGCGCAAAAGCCGGCGATGATATTTGGGTGTCAGGGACGATAGGCAGCGCCGCACTTGGTCTGGCCCACCTGCAAGGTAAAGTTGCCCTTGCCGAACCAACCACAACACACTGCCTGACCGCGTTAACGATGCCGACACCTCGTGTGGCACTAGGCTTGGCACTGCGCGGTATCGCCAATAGCTGCATTGATATTTCCGATGGCTTAACGGCAGACCTCAGTCACATCCTAAAAGCCTCAAATCTAGGTGCAGAGCTTGCACTAGAAAATATCCACTGTGACGATTATTTACGTAGCCACTTAAATGACCGCGCTATTCAGCAATGCATACTGGCCGGGGGCGACGATTATGAACTGCTGTTCACTGCGCCTAAATCGCAGCGTCAGCACATTCAGCAACTAAGTCAGCAGTTACAGTTATCTCTCAGCTTAATTGGTGAAACTACCGCACAATCCACTTTGGTGGTTAAGCACCATCAACAAACGGTAGACCTCTCCAGCAAAGGGTTTGATCATTTTGGCTAA
- a CDS encoding sulfurtransferase TusA family protein yields MTINFDSVLDVRHEDSPIPTIRTKEALDTLAPGSVLKVITSQESTVKNIRTLVTNNPFTLVQEQKTAEEFIFFIQK; encoded by the coding sequence ATGACGATAAATTTCGATTCTGTACTTGATGTACGCCATGAAGATAGCCCAATTCCAACCATTCGTACCAAAGAAGCACTGGACACCCTAGCGCCAGGCAGTGTTTTGAAAGTCATTACCAGCCAAGAAAGTACGGTTAAAAATATACGCACCTTGGTTACCAACAATCCATTTACCTTAGTGCAAGAGCAAAAGACTGCCGAAGAGTTTATCTTTTTTATTCAAAAATAA
- the yjgA gene encoding ribosome biogenesis factor YjgA, whose protein sequence is MKPKKTTKDTELSNDANLDADLPTSKTKLKAEADAQQALGVKLSALSKDKLNKLNLPEDLLTAVLETKKITANGAIRRHRQYLGRLMREIDTAPIIEQLSRWEGKNTAENAYFHGLERWRDRMINDPNALSEFIALHPSTDSQQLRTLIRNAQKEHLANKPPKSSREIFKLLREITSSGTSAATEESDLPEEE, encoded by the coding sequence ATGAAACCTAAAAAGACAACTAAAGATACAGAATTAAGTAACGATGCAAATCTAGATGCAGACTTACCTACGAGTAAAACCAAATTAAAAGCGGAAGCGGATGCTCAGCAAGCGCTTGGCGTAAAACTGTCTGCGCTGTCAAAAGACAAGCTCAACAAACTTAACCTGCCAGAAGACTTACTCACAGCCGTACTTGAGACCAAGAAAATTACCGCCAATGGCGCCATTCGACGCCATCGGCAATATTTGGGTCGTCTCATGCGTGAAATTGACACCGCGCCAATTATTGAACAATTATCGCGCTGGGAAGGTAAGAACACTGCCGAAAACGCCTATTTCCACGGGCTTGAACGCTGGCGTGACAGGATGATTAACGACCCCAATGCATTATCTGAGTTCATAGCGCTACATCCGTCTACGGATAGCCAGCAACTGCGCACTTTGATACGTAATGCGCAAAAAGAACATTTAGCCAACAAACCGCCAAAAAGCAGTAGAGAGATTTTTAAACTACTGCGTGAAATCACCAGCAGCGGAACCTCTGCTGCTACAGAAGAGTCAGACCTTCCAGAAGAAGAGTAA
- the alaS gene encoding alanine--tRNA ligase — MTIQLSSTPSSNEIRQAFLDFFASKGHEIVSSSSLVPHGDPTLLFTNAGMNQFKDVFLGFDKRPYTRATSSQKCVRAGGKHNDLENVGYTARHHTFFEMLGNFSFGDYFKEDAIKYAWELLTEVFKLPKDKLTVTVYAEDDEAYAIWNNIIGVPAERIIRIGDNKGARYASDNFWMMGDTGPCGPCTEIFYDHGAHHFGGPPGSPDEDGDRYIEIWNNVFMQFNRDEAGVMHPLPKPSVDTGMGLERISAVLQHVHANYEIDLFQTLIAAAARETKTADLSIPSLKVLADHIRACSFLIADGVIAGNEGRGYVLRRIIRRAIRHGYKLGVRSAFFHKIVPDLVAEMGDAYPELVSNQARITEILKQEEDRFFETIENGMAILESELASTKDVFNGETAFKLHDTYGFPLDLTADICRERNVAVDTDAFNAAMARQKEQARAAGKFKMTANLEYDGVATNFHGYDKLETSATVTALYKDGVAVTKLTEGEVGVVVLDNTPFYAESGGQIGDCGELRGTNGIFEAEDTQKIQATVFGHHGVLKTGTLSVGEQVSARVNTQARTNTMRNHSATHLMHKALREVLGEHVQQKGSLVDTDKTRFDFVHTAPMTDDEIAKVEQIVNAEILANAACQARVMDIESAQNTGAMMLFGEKYGDEVRVLDIGSSRELCGGTHVNRTGDIGLFKITSESGVAAGVRRVEATTGEGALKLINAQQTLISALANDLKAPVNELASKVAQLSDHAKSLEKELARLKSKLASSQGDDLATQAVEIAGVKVLAATLDGADANALRETMDKLKDKLKSAAIVLASVSDGKVSLAAGVTADLTSKVKAGELVNFVAGQVGGKGGGKPDMAMAGGSDASQLPQALASVNDWVASKLN, encoded by the coding sequence ATGACCATACAACTTAGCAGCACCCCTAGCAGCAACGAAATCCGTCAGGCCTTTCTTGATTTCTTTGCATCTAAAGGCCACGAAATTGTCAGCTCAAGCTCACTAGTACCGCACGGCGACCCTACCCTACTGTTCACCAATGCAGGGATGAACCAATTCAAGGACGTATTTTTAGGCTTTGATAAACGCCCATATACACGCGCCACTTCCAGCCAAAAATGTGTACGTGCTGGCGGCAAACATAATGATCTTGAGAACGTAGGCTATACCGCACGTCACCATACATTCTTTGAAATGTTAGGCAACTTTAGCTTTGGCGACTACTTTAAAGAAGATGCCATTAAATACGCATGGGAATTGCTCACAGAAGTATTTAAACTGCCTAAAGACAAGTTAACCGTCACGGTATACGCTGAAGATGACGAAGCCTATGCCATATGGAATAACATCATTGGCGTACCCGCCGAACGCATTATTCGCATCGGCGACAACAAAGGCGCACGTTACGCATCAGATAACTTCTGGATGATGGGCGACACTGGCCCTTGTGGTCCATGTACCGAAATTTTCTATGACCACGGTGCACACCATTTTGGCGGCCCTCCAGGCAGCCCAGATGAAGACGGTGACCGTTACATCGAAATCTGGAACAACGTGTTCATGCAATTTAACCGCGATGAAGCCGGCGTGATGCACCCGCTACCGAAACCATCCGTAGATACCGGCATGGGCTTGGAGCGTATATCAGCCGTACTGCAACACGTGCACGCTAACTACGAAATCGATTTATTCCAAACTTTAATCGCAGCAGCAGCACGCGAAACCAAAACGGCAGATTTGAGTATCCCGTCACTTAAAGTGCTGGCTGACCATATCCGTGCTTGCAGTTTTTTAATCGCAGACGGCGTGATTGCAGGTAACGAAGGCCGCGGTTATGTGCTACGCCGTATTATCCGCCGCGCGATTCGCCACGGCTACAAACTAGGTGTACGCAGTGCATTCTTCCACAAAATCGTACCGGATTTAGTGGCGGAAATGGGCGACGCTTACCCTGAGTTGGTAAGCAACCAAGCACGCATCACTGAAATTCTAAAACAAGAAGAAGACCGCTTCTTTGAAACCATTGAAAACGGCATGGCGATTTTAGAATCTGAGCTTGCCAGCACCAAAGATGTGTTCAATGGTGAGACTGCATTCAAACTGCACGATACTTACGGCTTCCCGCTGGATTTAACCGCGGATATTTGCCGTGAGCGCAATGTAGCAGTTGATACCGATGCATTCAATGCAGCAATGGCTCGCCAAAAAGAGCAAGCACGTGCTGCAGGCAAGTTCAAGATGACTGCCAATTTGGAATACGACGGTGTCGCCACCAACTTCCACGGTTATGACAAGCTGGAAACCAGCGCCACTGTGACCGCCTTATATAAAGATGGCGTAGCCGTAACTAAACTGACTGAAGGTGAAGTCGGTGTAGTGGTACTCGACAACACCCCGTTCTATGCAGAATCTGGCGGTCAAATTGGCGACTGCGGTGAACTGCGCGGCACCAACGGTATTTTTGAAGCAGAAGATACGCAAAAAATACAGGCCACCGTATTTGGCCATCACGGCGTACTAAAAACCGGCACATTGAGCGTAGGTGAGCAAGTGAGCGCACGCGTAAACACGCAAGCGCGTACCAACACTATGCGCAACCACTCCGCCACGCACTTGATGCACAAAGCATTGCGCGAAGTGCTAGGTGAGCATGTGCAACAAAAAGGCTCATTAGTCGATACAGACAAAACCCGTTTTGACTTTGTACATACGGCACCGATGACCGATGACGAGATTGCAAAAGTTGAGCAAATCGTCAATGCAGAAATTTTAGCCAATGCTGCATGCCAAGCGCGCGTGATGGATATTGAGTCAGCACAGAACACTGGCGCCATGATGTTGTTTGGCGAAAAGTACGGCGATGAAGTACGTGTGCTGGATATCGGTAGCAGCCGCGAACTATGTGGCGGCACTCATGTCAACCGTACCGGTGACATTGGCCTATTCAAAATCACGTCTGAAAGTGGCGTTGCCGCTGGTGTGCGCCGTGTTGAGGCAACCACAGGCGAAGGCGCATTAAAGCTGATTAACGCACAACAAACATTGATTTCGGCGTTAGCTAATGATTTAAAAGCACCGGTTAATGAGTTAGCTTCTAAAGTAGCGCAACTTAGCGACCATGCCAAATCACTGGAAAAAGAGCTAGCGCGCTTAAAATCAAAACTAGCCTCTTCACAGGGCGATGACTTAGCAACACAAGCCGTTGAAATTGCAGGCGTTAAGGTATTGGCCGCCACATTAGACGGCGCAGATGCCAACGCCCTGCGTGAGACGATGGACAAGCTAAAAGACAAGTTAAAATCTGCAGCGATTGTGCTAGCTAGCGTAAGCGATGGCAAGGTAAGCCTGGCTGCTGGTGTTACTGCGGACTTAACCAGCAAGGTTAAAGCTGGTGAGCTAGTTAACTTTGTTGCTGGCCAAGTTGGCGGCAAAGGCGGCGGCAAGCCAGATATGGCAATGGCAGGTGGCAGCGACGCCAGCCAACTACCGCAAGCACTAGCTAGCGTAAATGACTGGGTGGCTAGCAAACTAAATTAA
- the recX gene encoding recombination regulator RecX, which produces MTKELAAKSLRQRALDYLAKREYSYTELGKKLKAYADENDDIAALLDDFKARGWLSDQRFTEQIVHARKAKFGTAKIAHELREKGISDQLITDAVATLKATELDNATEVWRKKFKAYPQNREEWAKQARFLQSRGFGFELIKKILTVNDND; this is translated from the coding sequence ATGACTAAAGAGCTTGCCGCTAAGTCACTGCGGCAGCGCGCTTTAGACTATTTAGCCAAGCGCGAGTACTCATATACCGAGCTTGGCAAAAAATTAAAAGCTTACGCAGATGAGAATGATGACATTGCGGCACTGCTGGATGACTTTAAAGCAAGAGGTTGGCTTTCTGACCAGCGGTTTACTGAGCAAATTGTTCACGCGAGAAAAGCCAAGTTTGGCACAGCCAAGATAGCGCATGAGTTACGTGAAAAAGGTATTTCAGACCAATTAATTACGGATGCGGTAGCAACATTAAAAGCAACAGAGTTAGATAACGCCACAGAAGTGTGGCGTAAGAAATTCAAGGCCTATCCACAAAATCGCGAAGAGTGGGCAAAGCAGGCGAGGTTTTTACAAAGCCGTGGCTTTGGCTTTGAATTGATAAAAAAAATACTAACCGTTAATGATAACGATTAA
- a CDS encoding aspartate kinase: protein MALIVQKYGGTSVANPERIKSLAARVARYKALGHQIVVVVSAMSGETNRLISLAKEIMPDPDPRELDVMVATGEQVTIGMTALALMELGIKAKSYTGSQVKILTDNAHTKARILSIDEHNIKQDLDDGYVVVVAGFQGVDADGNITTLGRGGSDTTGVALAAALKADECQIYTDVDGVYTTDPRVVPEARRLEKITFEEMLELASQGSKVLQIRSVEFAGKYKVKLRVLSSFEEEGEGTLITFEEENTMEQPVISGIAFNRDEAKITVLGVPDKPGIAYQILGPVAEANVDVDMIIQNTGADGTTDFTFTVHKNEMNKALSILRDKVQGHIGAREINGDDKIAKVSIVGVGMRSHVGIASLMFRTLAEEGINIQMISTSEIKIAVVVDEKYLELAVRVLHKAFELEAA, encoded by the coding sequence ATGGCACTTATTGTACAAAAATACGGCGGCACCTCTGTTGCTAACCCTGAGCGTATTAAAAGCCTTGCTGCGCGCGTTGCCCGCTACAAGGCGCTAGGCCACCAAATTGTCGTCGTTGTTTCCGCCATGTCAGGTGAAACCAACCGTCTGATTTCATTAGCTAAAGAAATCATGCCGGATCCGGACCCACGCGAACTGGATGTGATGGTCGCCACAGGCGAGCAAGTAACGATAGGCATGACTGCACTCGCATTGATGGAACTTGGCATCAAGGCGAAAAGCTACACAGGCTCACAAGTCAAAATCCTGACCGACAACGCTCACACCAAAGCACGTATCTTGAGCATTGATGAGCACAACATTAAACAAGACCTAGATGACGGCTATGTAGTGGTGGTTGCGGGCTTCCAAGGCGTAGACGCTGATGGCAATATCACCACGCTCGGCCGTGGCGGCTCTGATACCACAGGCGTAGCGCTGGCTGCTGCATTAAAGGCGGATGAGTGCCAAATCTACACCGACGTAGATGGTGTTTACACCACTGACCCACGCGTAGTGCCTGAAGCGCGCCGCCTGGAAAAAATCACGTTTGAAGAAATGCTAGAGCTAGCCTCACAAGGCAGCAAAGTACTGCAAATCCGCTCAGTTGAATTTGCAGGCAAATATAAAGTTAAATTACGCGTGCTATCCAGCTTTGAAGAAGAAGGCGAAGGCACACTAATCACATTTGAGGAAGAAAATACAATGGAACAACCCGTTATTTCTGGCATTGCCTTTAACCGCGACGAAGCCAAAATCACTGTATTAGGGGTGCCTGACAAACCTGGTATTGCTTACCAGATTCTAGGCCCAGTGGCTGAAGCAAATGTTGATGTGGACATGATCATCCAAAACACAGGCGCAGATGGCACTACCGACTTCACATTCACTGTGCATAAAAATGAAATGAACAAAGCCCTCAGTATCTTGCGCGACAAAGTGCAAGGTCACATCGGTGCACGTGAAATTAATGGCGATGACAAAATTGCTAAAGTATCTATCGTAGGCGTTGGCATGCGCTCACACGTAGGCATCGCAAGCCTGATGTTCCGCACCTTGGCAGAAGAAGGCATCAACATTCAAATGATCTCTACTTCTGAAATTAAGATTGCGGTAGTAGTCGATGAGAAGTATTTAGAGCTGGCTGTACGCGTTCTACACAAAGCTTTTGAATTAGAAGCAGCATAA
- a CDS encoding PDZ domain-containing protein — MPAIRSNNSSISLIKYMLFSLASIGLVLFAHQLYAADLNPYAQNYKKQSAGDLHSLQTVPDTKMFVGNHKNEDNITMLEDGYDLMGTSGFSGREVSSGLALQHAKSLKADIVMVYQKYESAQTASSKLQLIKEAAKKGAEIDPNDLEEGPTQYQYHASYWAKLPMPLFGVHVIKLKQESASEAAPKELPGLKVIAVIKASPANNTGLLRADTLLKLGDVTLNTADDLFAAVKRYAGQKVAVELQREDAVMTQMVQLNARK; from the coding sequence ATGCCAGCTATTCGCAGCAATAATTCATCTATCAGTTTAATAAAATACATGCTGTTTTCACTGGCAAGTATAGGGTTGGTGCTGTTCGCCCACCAGCTTTATGCGGCCGACCTCAACCCCTATGCACAGAATTATAAAAAACAGAGTGCCGGTGACTTGCACTCACTGCAAACAGTACCAGATACCAAGATGTTTGTTGGCAATCATAAAAATGAGGACAACATTACCATGCTGGAGGATGGTTATGATTTGATGGGTACCTCTGGTTTCTCTGGGCGAGAGGTTTCTTCCGGGTTAGCGTTGCAGCATGCAAAGTCGCTTAAGGCCGATATCGTGATGGTGTATCAGAAATATGAGTCAGCTCAAACGGCTAGCTCAAAGTTACAGTTAATCAAAGAAGCTGCAAAAAAAGGCGCAGAGATTGACCCGAATGATTTGGAAGAAGGGCCTACGCAATACCAGTATCATGCGAGCTATTGGGCAAAGTTGCCTATGCCTTTGTTTGGTGTGCACGTGATTAAGCTAAAACAAGAAAGTGCCAGTGAGGCTGCTCCAAAGGAGCTGCCTGGCTTGAAAGTGATTGCCGTGATTAAAGCATCGCCAGCGAATAATACCGGCTTACTGCGAGCAGACACGCTCTTGAAGTTAGGTGACGTGACATTGAATACAGCGGATGATTTATTTGCAGCGGTAAAGCGTTACGCCGGGCAAAAGGTCGCGGTAGAATTGCAGCGCGAAGATGCCGTTATGACGCAGATGGTACAGTTAAACGCGCGCAAATAG
- the mog gene encoding molybdopterin adenylyltransferase: MTKEFIKIGLVSISDRASSGEYEDKGIPSLRAWLTQTLTSPFSLEARLIPDEQDEIESTLIDLVDFQGCHLILTTGGTGPSLRDVTPEATLAVADREMPGFGEQMRQISLNFVPTAILSRQVAVTRKQCLIINLPGQPKAIAQTLEGLKDEAGNTLVHGIFAAVPYCIDLLATPESPMPRIETNEAIVKAFRPKSAPAA; this comes from the coding sequence ATGACCAAAGAATTCATTAAAATCGGATTAGTTTCAATTAGCGACCGTGCAAGCAGCGGTGAGTATGAAGACAAAGGCATTCCTAGCCTGCGTGCATGGCTAACGCAAACCCTGACCTCACCCTTTAGTCTGGAAGCGCGCTTGATTCCGGATGAACAAGACGAAATTGAATCTACCCTGATTGATCTCGTTGATTTTCAAGGCTGCCATCTGATCTTGACCACTGGCGGCACTGGCCCATCTTTACGGGATGTAACACCAGAGGCGACCCTAGCAGTTGCCGATAGGGAAATGCCAGGCTTTGGTGAGCAAATGCGCCAGATTAGCCTCAATTTTGTTCCTACTGCTATTCTATCCAGACAAGTTGCAGTCACACGTAAGCAATGCCTCATTATCAATTTACCAGGTCAACCCAAAGCAATAGCGCAGACTCTGGAAGGCCTAAAAGATGAAGCGGGAAACACGCTGGTGCATGGCATTTTTGCTGCGGTGCCATACTGTATAGACCTGCTTGCCACGCCAGAAAGCCCCATGCCGAGAATCGAAACCAATGAAGCGATTGTTAAAGCATTCAGACCAAAATCTGCACCTGCAGCCTAA